A portion of the Pseudomonas sp. GR 6-02 genome contains these proteins:
- a CDS encoding aspartate aminotransferase family protein produces the protein MSEAKLESLHFADAPRITSSTLPGPKTSEALALSARTESMARGGGRMPVAMDRAFGATFKDPDGNTYIDLSAGVGVSSVGRCHPKVVQAIREQSEVLMHALEVNSTRRTELAAKLSEIAPDGLRGDCITFFTQSGSDALEAAIKFAKRITGRHQIIAFHGGYHGVWNASGSLTTGTAYRKGYGAQMGGVIHAPYPYAYRFPFDTTHKSAEQIAGEYVDYLLNTPYTAADDVAAVIVEPVQGEGGYVPPSPEFLQLLRKACDRSGTLLIVDEVQSGAGRTGKMWAVEHSGVKPDMLTFGKGIGSDLPMAGLIMRSDLAAAIPDGSMPNTFAANSLSAAVALTNISILQDPELDLLNRAHTLGLEAQERIRGFNSPFVAEVRGRGLMIGIELVEDPATKAPLAPEKIGQLMGYLLNHGVLMIPCGRYSNVMRVMPSLTISRSLFFKALDIFGDALASLEA, from the coding sequence ATGAGTGAAGCCAAACTTGAATCCCTCCATTTCGCGGATGCCCCGCGAATTACCTCCAGCACACTTCCCGGCCCCAAAACCAGCGAGGCCCTGGCGTTGTCGGCGCGTACCGAGTCGATGGCGCGCGGCGGCGGACGCATGCCTGTGGCCATGGACCGCGCCTTCGGCGCGACCTTCAAAGACCCGGATGGCAACACCTACATCGATTTGTCCGCCGGCGTGGGCGTCAGCAGCGTAGGCCGCTGCCATCCGAAGGTGGTGCAGGCGATCCGCGAACAGTCCGAAGTGCTGATGCATGCCCTGGAGGTCAACAGCACCCGGCGCACCGAGCTGGCGGCCAAGCTCTCCGAGATCGCGCCCGACGGCTTGCGTGGCGACTGCATCACCTTCTTCACGCAAAGCGGCAGCGATGCGCTTGAAGCAGCCATCAAGTTCGCCAAACGCATCACCGGGAGGCACCAGATCATCGCCTTTCATGGAGGCTACCACGGCGTGTGGAACGCCTCGGGTTCCCTGACGACAGGTACGGCATACCGCAAGGGTTACGGAGCCCAAATGGGCGGGGTGATTCACGCCCCCTACCCTTACGCCTACCGTTTCCCTTTCGACACCACTCACAAAAGCGCCGAGCAGATCGCCGGCGAATATGTGGACTACCTGTTGAACACCCCCTACACCGCCGCCGATGACGTGGCTGCCGTTATCGTGGAGCCGGTGCAGGGCGAAGGCGGCTACGTTCCTCCTTCACCAGAATTCCTGCAGCTGTTGCGCAAAGCATGCGACCGTAGCGGCACGCTGCTGATCGTCGATGAAGTGCAATCCGGCGCAGGGCGCACCGGCAAGATGTGGGCGGTCGAGCACTCGGGCGTGAAGCCGGACATGCTCACGTTCGGCAAAGGCATCGGCAGCGACCTGCCAATGGCGGGCCTGATCATGCGTTCGGACCTGGCGGCCGCGATTCCTGACGGATCGATGCCCAACACCTTTGCCGCCAACTCGTTGTCCGCGGCGGTGGCGCTGACCAACATCAGCATCCTGCAGGACCCGGAGCTCGATCTGCTCAACCGTGCGCACACCCTGGGGTTGGAGGCGCAGGAACGTATCCGTGGCTTCAACAGCCCGTTCGTCGCTGAAGTCCGCGGCCGCGGCCTGATGATCGGTATCGAACTGGTTGAAGACCCAGCCACCAAGGCTCCCCTGGCGCCCGAAAAAATCGGCCAGCTCATGGGCTACCTGCTGAACCACGGCGTGCTGATGATTCCCTGTGGTCGCTATAGCAACGTGATGCGAGTCATGCCGTCGCTGACGATCTCACGCTCGCTGTTCTTCAAGGCACTGGACATCTTCGGCGACGCCCTGGCTTCCCTTGAGGCATGA
- a CDS encoding DUF6152 family protein, with the protein MTPLSPSPLLRQGLCLLTLFACSALAPVASAHHSFALFDQTQTVSIKGVVERFAWSNPHITIYLDTPGPPAQRFKIETGSVNALQRTGWTAESIKAGETAEVSFKPLKNGEPGGLLVEIKIGDVVLTGGG; encoded by the coding sequence ATGACCCCTTTGTCACCCTCCCCGCTGTTACGTCAGGGGCTTTGTCTTCTGACCCTCTTCGCCTGCAGTGCCCTGGCACCTGTTGCCAGTGCTCACCATTCGTTCGCGCTTTTCGACCAGACCCAGACCGTCTCGATCAAGGGTGTCGTCGAGCGCTTTGCCTGGAGCAATCCTCACATCACGATTTACCTCGATACACCCGGCCCGCCGGCCCAGCGATTCAAGATCGAAACGGGCAGTGTCAACGCGTTACAGCGCACGGGCTGGACCGCTGAGTCGATCAAGGCCGGCGAGACTGCCGAGGTGTCCTTCAAACCGTTGAAAAACGGTGAGCCAGGAGGGCTGCTCGTGGAGATCAAGATCGGTGACGTCGTACTCACGGGCGGCGGATGA
- a CDS encoding IclR family transcriptional regulator encodes MNSLRRLLMVFDLFRPEQPVIDVDIICRELGYTSATAYRYLRELGDAGFLKRLPRGYALGPRIVTLEHLMTNYDPLLACSRDLVDNLVVDTGLDALVSEWHGDSVVNVLIHRGSDAGPVGSGRGRSIDLFHSATSRVVLAYLLPRQIRRVYDAHVNPSELQHLGLEWKPFIKSLLAIRKQGYCISESELHPGRSGVAAPIFDEKQRVLGSMTLVGRSERFGAFQQGYLCDLVTGAASELTARLASQ; translated from the coding sequence ATGAATAGCCTGCGCCGTCTGCTCATGGTCTTCGACCTGTTTCGCCCGGAACAACCGGTCATCGATGTGGACATCATTTGCCGGGAGCTCGGCTACACGTCCGCCACCGCCTATCGTTATCTGCGCGAACTGGGCGACGCGGGCTTTTTGAAGCGATTGCCGCGCGGTTACGCGCTCGGCCCGCGAATCGTCACGCTGGAGCATCTGATGACGAACTACGATCCGTTGTTGGCATGCAGCCGGGATCTGGTCGACAACCTGGTCGTCGACACCGGCCTGGACGCGCTGGTCAGCGAGTGGCATGGCGACTCCGTGGTCAACGTGCTGATCCATCGTGGCTCCGATGCTGGACCGGTCGGTAGCGGCAGGGGGCGGTCGATCGATCTTTTCCACAGCGCGACCTCCCGGGTCGTACTGGCTTATCTGCTACCGCGCCAAATCCGACGTGTTTACGACGCGCACGTGAACCCATCCGAATTGCAGCATCTGGGGCTGGAGTGGAAGCCGTTCATCAAGAGCCTGCTCGCCATCCGCAAGCAGGGCTACTGCATCAGCGAAAGCGAGCTGCACCCAGGACGCAGTGGCGTCGCGGCGCCGATCTTCGACGAAAAGCAGCGCGTCCTAGGGAGCATGACCCTGGTGGGGCGCAGTGAGCGGTTCGGTGCGTTTCAGCAAGGCTATCTGTGCGACCTGGTGACCGGCGCGGCGTCAGAACTGACGGCGCGTCTCGCTTCGCAGTGA
- a CDS encoding aldehyde dehydrogenase family protein, whose translation MTEHLNHFIEGASFEASDGRRINLVNPVTEQVYGSSAQGTTEDVDRAVGAAHRQLEGGAWSQLDGAQRGRLLSKLADLVERDSELLADLDANAIGRSPIEPRRMDLPNAIANLRAAAGWANQLEGRTIPTGGYFGTKTLSYTVREPVGVVGAIVPWNSPLMITVWKLAALLAAGCTVVIKPSEETPQSALHLAVLAQEAGFPDGVINVVTGYGNEVGRALCEHPLVAKISFTGSPEAGREIQRTAGVLFKRVALELGGKSPQIVFDDASFEDALRGCALGLFANQGQVCAAGSRILVHRSIADRFGAALADAAEAVNVGDPRQPGVQMGPVAKKAQFDRVNRYIQLGIDQGASLLAGGVSTPEQGWFVRPTIFTNANNAMAIAQDEIFGPVGTLITFDSEEEAIALANDSSYGLAATVWTTDLVRAHRVAAAVKAGAVGINCWSPLDANLPWGGVKTSGIGREGGFAGAVAYTEEKVITVLLPS comes from the coding sequence ATGACTGAGCACTTGAATCACTTCATCGAAGGCGCGTCCTTCGAAGCCTCCGACGGTCGTCGCATAAACCTCGTCAACCCCGTGACAGAACAGGTGTACGGCAGTTCCGCACAGGGCACGACTGAGGACGTGGACCGCGCAGTGGGGGCCGCACACCGCCAACTCGAGGGTGGCGCCTGGAGCCAGCTCGACGGCGCCCAGCGCGGTCGACTGCTATCGAAACTCGCTGACCTGGTTGAACGCGACAGCGAATTGCTGGCCGATCTGGACGCCAACGCCATCGGTCGCTCACCCATCGAACCGCGCCGGATGGACTTGCCCAACGCGATCGCCAACCTGCGTGCCGCTGCTGGCTGGGCCAACCAGCTGGAAGGGCGCACCATTCCCACCGGTGGCTACTTCGGCACCAAGACTCTTTCGTACACGGTACGCGAGCCCGTGGGTGTGGTCGGCGCCATCGTTCCCTGGAATTCTCCGTTGATGATCACCGTCTGGAAGCTCGCCGCGTTGCTGGCGGCAGGCTGCACCGTGGTCATCAAACCTTCGGAAGAGACGCCGCAGTCTGCCCTGCACCTGGCGGTGCTGGCTCAGGAAGCGGGCTTCCCTGACGGTGTGATCAACGTGGTCACCGGCTACGGCAATGAGGTGGGTCGCGCCTTGTGCGAACACCCGCTCGTTGCCAAGATCAGCTTCACCGGCAGCCCCGAGGCCGGACGCGAAATCCAGCGCACCGCCGGTGTGCTGTTCAAGCGCGTGGCATTGGAACTGGGCGGCAAAAGCCCCCAGATTGTCTTCGACGATGCCTCTTTCGAAGACGCGCTGCGCGGGTGTGCGCTCGGCCTGTTCGCCAACCAGGGCCAGGTCTGTGCGGCCGGCTCGCGCATCCTGGTGCACCGCAGCATCGCAGATCGCTTCGGCGCAGCGCTGGCCGATGCCGCAGAGGCAGTCAACGTGGGCGACCCTCGCCAGCCCGGTGTACAGATGGGACCGGTGGCCAAGAAAGCGCAATTCGATCGCGTTAACCGATACATCCAACTGGGAATAGACCAAGGCGCCTCGCTGCTGGCCGGTGGTGTATCGACGCCTGAACAGGGCTGGTTTGTCCGGCCGACGATCTTCACCAACGCGAACAACGCCATGGCGATCGCCCAAGACGAAATCTTCGGGCCCGTCGGCACGCTGATCACGTTCGACAGCGAAGAGGAAGCTATCGCACTGGCCAATGACTCCTCCTACGGCCTGGCGGCCACGGTCTGGACGACCGACCTGGTGCGAGCGCACCGCGTAGCCGCTGCGGTGAAGGCCGGTGCCGTGGGTATCAACTGCTGGAGTCCGCTGGACGCCAACCTGCCCTGGGGTGGCGTAAAGACCAGCGGTATCGGCCGTGAAGGCGGGTTTGCCGGCGCGGTGGCCTACACCGAGGAGAAAGTCATCACCGTGCTGCTACCTTCCTGA
- a CDS encoding DUF190 domain-containing protein, with protein MKGFLVIFFTQQNRRYQGKMLGEWIVDVAKEMGLRGATLSTAIEGFGHTGRLHSSHFFELADQPTEIRMAITEDESERLLKRLEAEEISVFYIKTPIEMGFVGKKTT; from the coding sequence ATGAAAGGTTTTCTGGTGATTTTCTTCACTCAACAGAACCGCCGTTATCAGGGAAAGATGCTTGGCGAATGGATCGTCGATGTGGCCAAGGAGATGGGGCTGCGTGGTGCGACTCTCTCTACGGCTATCGAGGGTTTTGGACACACCGGTCGACTGCACTCTTCGCATTTTTTTGAACTCGCGGATCAGCCTACGGAGATTCGCATGGCTATCACCGAGGACGAATCCGAAAGGTTGCTCAAGAGGCTGGAGGCTGAGGAAATCTCTGTGTTCTACATAAAGACCCCAATCGAGATGGGCTTCGTCGGCAAAAAAACCACCTAG
- a CDS encoding helix-turn-helix domain-containing protein — translation MKNQTISHFRDVHVHAATVQEWSQDYSQLTAGSTESSLMQLSTAGVHVFLEQINQRVVQHGVAPRGKMCFAVPITTPGSIRMQGREADDSSLFFLHGGEEFMFHMPMGMELLSITFERELFEQALAQTASAKEVSLLLRQPVIRVSTPRFADARRRLLAMFSQALVYEELDSTRDRERELALEQAMLGELLQLMTDPACDKQQRSASSTRSFIVEKCHRLATAEMIDVPSVIELCQRLQVSRRTVQNSFRSVAETTPLNYLRSVRLNGVRRTLMSTRASHLSIGDAAAQWGFFHLSHFAAEYQELFAELPSHTPRAAITGCAHA, via the coding sequence ATGAAAAATCAGACTATCAGCCATTTCAGAGACGTCCATGTCCATGCGGCCACCGTCCAGGAGTGGAGCCAGGACTACAGTCAGCTAACGGCAGGCTCGACTGAGAGTTCGCTGATGCAGTTGTCGACGGCGGGTGTCCACGTCTTTCTCGAGCAGATCAACCAGCGTGTCGTGCAGCACGGCGTGGCTCCCCGAGGCAAGATGTGCTTTGCCGTGCCGATCACCACCCCGGGTTCGATTCGGATGCAGGGACGGGAGGCGGACGATAGCAGCCTGTTCTTTCTTCACGGTGGCGAGGAGTTCATGTTCCATATGCCGATGGGCATGGAGCTGCTGTCGATCACCTTCGAACGTGAATTGTTCGAGCAGGCGTTGGCGCAAACGGCTTCGGCGAAGGAGGTCAGCCTGTTGCTGCGTCAGCCGGTGATCAGGGTTTCCACGCCGCGCTTTGCAGACGCTCGTCGCCGATTGCTGGCGATGTTCTCCCAGGCCCTGGTGTACGAAGAACTCGACAGCACGCGAGATCGGGAGCGGGAGCTGGCGCTGGAACAGGCGATGCTCGGCGAGTTGCTGCAACTCATGACCGACCCGGCATGCGACAAGCAACAACGCTCCGCAAGCTCCACGCGCAGCTTCATTGTCGAGAAATGCCACCGTCTGGCGACCGCGGAGATGATCGACGTGCCCAGCGTGATCGAGTTGTGCCAGCGACTCCAGGTCAGTCGGCGTACCGTGCAGAACAGCTTTCGCTCGGTTGCCGAGACGACGCCGCTGAATTACTTGCGCTCTGTGAGGCTCAACGGTGTACGCCGGACCTTGATGTCCACCCGCGCGTCGCATCTCTCGATCGGCGATGCCGCTGCCCAATGGGGCTTCTTTCACCTCAGCCATTTTGCGGCGGAGTACCAGGAGTTGTTCGCAGAGTTGCCGTCCCATACCCCCCGCGCAGCCATCACCGGTTGCGCTCATGCCTGA
- the crcB gene encoding fluoride efflux transporter CrcB, which produces MLKSLAVIAVGASLGAWLRWLLGMKLNALFPTIPPGTVVANMVGGYIIGLAIAFLAASPTLSPEWRLLIITGFCGGLTTFSTFSAETVALIQEGRLLWALGSISLHVVGSLVMTAAGLLSYQIIGMR; this is translated from the coding sequence ATGCTGAAATCACTCGCAGTTATCGCCGTTGGTGCGTCACTTGGTGCCTGGTTGCGCTGGCTCCTGGGCATGAAGCTGAACGCCCTGTTCCCCACGATTCCCCCGGGCACGGTGGTCGCGAACATGGTCGGGGGCTACATCATTGGCCTGGCTATCGCGTTTTTGGCCGCCTCCCCCACCTTGAGTCCTGAGTGGCGCCTGCTGATCATCACGGGTTTCTGCGGTGGGCTTACCACCTTTTCTACGTTTTCCGCCGAAACAGTTGCCCTGATCCAGGAAGGCAGACTGCTCTGGGCGCTCGGCTCAATTTCATTGCACGTCGTAGGCTCGTTGGTGATGACCGCTGCCGGGCTTTTGTCCTATCAAATCATTGGCATGCGATGA
- a CDS encoding cytochrome b, whose amino-acid sequence MNPIDQQTTDRYPTSLRMLHWVRAALIAGLLWAGWHMTGLNDEVASKYELYYPWHKSFGLLVFLVVLTQIALRFRTPVLPQPLETLASYERFLSRLTQRVMYALVVIVPLMGYSMSSTYTMSDGVFFFGVNLPELLPKNDNWFVVFQWLHKVLAYTLLGLILLHVVGALKHRFYDRDPRNDVLRRML is encoded by the coding sequence ATGAACCCGATAGATCAACAAACAACCGATCGGTATCCGACGTCCCTGCGAATGTTGCACTGGGTGCGTGCCGCACTCATCGCAGGCCTCCTCTGGGCAGGCTGGCATATGACCGGTCTGAATGACGAAGTGGCGAGCAAGTACGAGCTCTATTACCCGTGGCACAAATCCTTTGGGCTGCTGGTGTTTCTGGTTGTCCTGACCCAGATCGCCCTGCGCTTTCGGACCCCCGTGCTTCCGCAGCCGCTGGAAACGCTGGCAAGTTATGAAAGGTTCCTGTCAAGGCTTACGCAGCGTGTCATGTATGCGCTCGTCGTGATCGTGCCGTTGATGGGTTACTCAATGTCGAGCACTTACACGATGAGCGACGGGGTGTTCTTTTTTGGGGTCAACCTGCCGGAGCTCCTTCCGAAAAATGACAATTGGTTCGTCGTCTTCCAATGGCTGCACAAAGTGCTCGCCTACACCCTGCTCGGACTGATCCTGTTGCATGTCGTAGGCGCCCTCAAACACCGGTTTTACGACCGGGACCCTCGAAACGACGTCCTGCGCCGCATGCTGTAA